One Miscanthus floridulus cultivar M001 chromosome 11, ASM1932011v1, whole genome shotgun sequence DNA window includes the following coding sequences:
- the LOC136491154 gene encoding protein MULTIPLE CHLOROPLAST DIVISION SITE 1-like produces MATASVAASLPLRLLLPPRLFRGRRAVRWPRPIRASASSNASDVAGGERKLGALESRAGDLRALIASVPPAVASIQKNIGPNFVAGFCVGIALLAAAARQVIIRSREHDNRGSVADLVRRGQLKSGQRGTAKLRTYDDPFNNPLVKIDEGTSTAQMFGKEYRLAPVRLTKEQQEMHQKRRSRAYQWKRPTVFLREGDSLPPDVDPDTVRWIPANHPFAAASSEVDEETAKQNVYQKDGVPSRVKAEHEALQARLEASNDVSKLPSDPRSMQRNERPTRLSGKPSENLQRSEFENQDRLLAIESGKHSSDGGLQSNEPEGQ; encoded by the exons ATGGCGACCGCCTCCGTCGCCGCCTCCCTTCCCCtccgtctcctcctccctccgcgGCTGTTCCGCGGGAGGAGGGCGGTGAGGTGGCCGCGGCCGATTAGGGCTTCGGCGTCGAGCAACGCCAGTGACGTCGCAGGCGGGGAGCGGAAGCTGGGGGCTCTGGAGAGCAGGGCGGGAGATCTGAGGGCGCTCATCGCCTCCGTGCCTCCTGCTGTTGCTTCG ATCCAGAAAAACATTGGCCCAAATTTTGTTGCTGGTTTCTGTGTTGGCATTGCACTTTTGGCTGCTGCTGCAAGACAGGTCATCATAAGAAGTCGAGAGCATGATAATAGAGGTTCTGTTGCTGATCTAGTAAGGCGTGGACAATTAAAATCAGGGCAACGAGGGAC TGCAAAGCTCCGCACATACGATGATCCTTTcaataatccattagtcaagatTGATGAGGGTACATCTACTGCACAAATGTTTGGCAAGGAGTACCGTTTGGCTCCTGTTAGGCTTACGAAAGAGCAACAAGAAATGCATCAAAAGAGGAGATCACGTGCATATCAGTGGAAAAGGCCAACCGTGTTTCTCAGGGAAGGTGATTCCTTACCTCCAGATGTCGATCCAGATACAGTTAGATGGATTCCAGCAAACCATCCTTTTGCTGCTGCTTCAAGTGAAGTAGATGAGGAGACTGCCAAACAGAATGTCTATCAAAAGGATGGCGTCCCATCCCGTGTTAAGGCTGAGCATGAAGCTTTGCAGGCAAGGCTAGAGGCTTCAAATGAT GTTTCCAAACTCCCTTCGGATCCAAGGAGTATGCAGCGTAATGAGAGACCGACGAGATTATCAGGCAAGCCATCTGAAAATCTTCAGAGATCAGAGTTTGAGAACCAAGATAGACTACTGGCTATTGAGTCTGGTAAACATAGCTCTGATGGAGGTTTACAATCAAATGAGCCAGAAGGGCAATAA
- the LOC136491153 gene encoding uncharacterized protein isoform X1: protein MEGSLEARPGVLLVGAPGVGKRTILSRLLAAEIPDVHDLSSGVLCQGWTIETKYYSADLSIWTANLGEEFSLGSLPHLDRVAALVMVFDMNDESTLLTLQSWAANVDIQRFEVLLCIGNKADLVPGHSAHIEYRRRMQKLGESSSDPHPDYFDFGINESEGCSLLSEEEPCIEIRNSTAQWCIEQNIEYIEACASNADFDKCLSVDGDSQGLERLFGALSAHMWPGMILKSGNRITAPSLVEKEESTDDESNYDFEYEVLSHGSDDQWEFVGETSTSRSFERSNEVDGTQDHTHQVVKAGIDSSASNPLPSNTPTETAEENTITWSNKTDNSDHVDTTTAYSTEDDQSDLPEANHLFEDEHYGLDDLEKIMSEIGNMRSNLRLMPDFQRREMAAKLAMKMAAMFGDDDEEAFEDIKAIHVVPPYR, encoded by the exons ATGGAGGGATCCCTGGAGGCGCGGCCCGGTGTCCTCCTCGTCGGCGCCCCGGGCGTCGGCAAGCGAACCATCCTCTCCC GGTTGCTTGCAGCGGAAATACCTGACGTGCATGACTTGTCATCCGGTGTGCTGTGTCAGGG GTGGACAATTGAAACAAAGTATTATTCAGCTGATCTTTCCATCTGGACAGCAAATCTTGGTGAAGAATTTTCTCTTGGTTCCCTCCCTCATCTAGACCGGGTGGCTGCTCTCGTTATGGTCTTTGATATGAATGAT GAATCCACCTTGCTTACTCTGCAAAGCTGGGCTGCCAATGTTGATATCCAGAGGTTTGAGGTCTTGTTATGCATTGGAAATAAAGCAGATCTTGTACCTGGTCATAGCGCACATATAGAATATAGGAGGCGTATGCAAAAGCTTGGGGAGTCAAGTTCTGATCCACACCCTGATTATTTCGATTTTGGGATAAATGAAAGTGAGGGTTGTAGCTTGTTATCTGAGGAAGAGCCATGCATAGAGATCAGAAACTCTACTGCACAGTGGTGCATTGAGCAGAACATAGAATATATTGAGGCCTGTGCTTCCAATGCTGACTTTGATAAGT GTCTATCAGTGGATGGTGATAGCCAAGGCTTAGAGCGACTCTTTGGAGCTCTTTCTGCACATATGTGGCCTGGAATGATTCTGAAATCTGGAAACAGAATAACTGCCCCATCCTTGGTTGAAAAAGAAG AATCTACAGATGATGAATCCAACTATGATTTTGAGTATGAGGTCCTGTCTCATGGATCTGATGACCAGTGGGAATTTGTTGGCGAGACAAGTACATCCAGAAGCTTTGAGAGATCAAATGAGGTTGATGGTACGCAGGATCACACACATCAAGTGGTGAAGGCTGGTATTGACTCTTCAGCATCCAACCCTCTCCCGAGTAACACGCCCACAGAAACTGCTGAAGAGAATACTATAACTTGGAGCAACAAAACCGACAATAGCGATCATGTGGACACGACCACAGCATATAGCACTGAGGATGATCAAAGTGATCTTCCAGAGGCTAACCATCTTTTTGAGGACGAGCATTATGGTCTGGATGACCTGGAGAAAATCATGTCAGAGATTGGTAACATGCGATCCAACCTAAGGCTCATGCCTGACTTCCAAAGGAGGGAGATGGCTGCAAAGCTAGCCATGAAAATGGCAGCCATGtttggtgatgatgatgaagaggcaTTTGAGGATATCAAGGCAATTCATGTAGTTCCACCTTACCGCTGA
- the LOC136491153 gene encoding uncharacterized protein isoform X2, whose translation MEGSLEARPGVLLVGAPGVGKRTILSRLLAAEIPDVHDLSSGVLCQGWTIETKYYSADLSIWTANLGEEFSLGSLPHLDRVAALVMVFDMNDESTLLTLQSWAANVDIQRFEVLLCIGNKADLVPGHSAHIEYRRRMQKLGESSSDPHPDYFDFGINESEGCSLLSEEEPCIEIRNSTAQWCIEQNIEYIEACASNADFDKCLSVDGDSQGLERLFGALSAHMWPGMILKSGNRITAPSLVEKEDDESNYDFEYEVLSHGSDDQWEFVGETSTSRSFERSNEVDGTQDHTHQVVKAGIDSSASNPLPSNTPTETAEENTITWSNKTDNSDHVDTTTAYSTEDDQSDLPEANHLFEDEHYGLDDLEKIMSEIGNMRSNLRLMPDFQRREMAAKLAMKMAAMFGDDDEEAFEDIKAIHVVPPYR comes from the exons ATGGAGGGATCCCTGGAGGCGCGGCCCGGTGTCCTCCTCGTCGGCGCCCCGGGCGTCGGCAAGCGAACCATCCTCTCCC GGTTGCTTGCAGCGGAAATACCTGACGTGCATGACTTGTCATCCGGTGTGCTGTGTCAGGG GTGGACAATTGAAACAAAGTATTATTCAGCTGATCTTTCCATCTGGACAGCAAATCTTGGTGAAGAATTTTCTCTTGGTTCCCTCCCTCATCTAGACCGGGTGGCTGCTCTCGTTATGGTCTTTGATATGAATGAT GAATCCACCTTGCTTACTCTGCAAAGCTGGGCTGCCAATGTTGATATCCAGAGGTTTGAGGTCTTGTTATGCATTGGAAATAAAGCAGATCTTGTACCTGGTCATAGCGCACATATAGAATATAGGAGGCGTATGCAAAAGCTTGGGGAGTCAAGTTCTGATCCACACCCTGATTATTTCGATTTTGGGATAAATGAAAGTGAGGGTTGTAGCTTGTTATCTGAGGAAGAGCCATGCATAGAGATCAGAAACTCTACTGCACAGTGGTGCATTGAGCAGAACATAGAATATATTGAGGCCTGTGCTTCCAATGCTGACTTTGATAAGT GTCTATCAGTGGATGGTGATAGCCAAGGCTTAGAGCGACTCTTTGGAGCTCTTTCTGCACATATGTGGCCTGGAATGATTCTGAAATCTGGAAACAGAATAACTGCCCCATCCTTGGTTGAAAAAGAAG ATGATGAATCCAACTATGATTTTGAGTATGAGGTCCTGTCTCATGGATCTGATGACCAGTGGGAATTTGTTGGCGAGACAAGTACATCCAGAAGCTTTGAGAGATCAAATGAGGTTGATGGTACGCAGGATCACACACATCAAGTGGTGAAGGCTGGTATTGACTCTTCAGCATCCAACCCTCTCCCGAGTAACACGCCCACAGAAACTGCTGAAGAGAATACTATAACTTGGAGCAACAAAACCGACAATAGCGATCATGTGGACACGACCACAGCATATAGCACTGAGGATGATCAAAGTGATCTTCCAGAGGCTAACCATCTTTTTGAGGACGAGCATTATGGTCTGGATGACCTGGAGAAAATCATGTCAGAGATTGGTAACATGCGATCCAACCTAAGGCTCATGCCTGACTTCCAAAGGAGGGAGATGGCTGCAAAGCTAGCCATGAAAATGGCAGCCATGtttggtgatgatgatgaagaggcaTTTGAGGATATCAAGGCAATTCATGTAGTTCCACCTTACCGCTGA